One Parafrankia discariae genomic window, CTGCGCCTACGTCGCCACCCAGGCGATGCCCCTGCTCAAGCAGGGCATCCGCATCAACGCGATCTGCCCCGGCCCCACCGACACCCCCCTCGCCCGGGCCAACGAGGAGCGGTGGCTCGGCTTCGGCACCGACTTCCGCGCCGAGCTGGGCATCGAGGCCGCGACCTCGCTGGAGCAGGCCTACCCGCTGCTGTTCCTCTGCAGCGACGCCGCCTCCGCCGTCAACGGCATCACCCTCACGGCGGACTCGGGCTACTTCACCGCCGGCGTCACCGAATCCTTCCCCCCGGCCGTGCCCATCGTGAAGTTCATGCTCGGGCGATGACCCGGCCGCCCGGGGGCGCCCGCCGCCGGGCCCGCCCGTCCCCCTTCGGCACACCACCACGCAGCAGGAACTCGACCTTCATTAAGGACGAAACACATGAAAGAGCAGCGCCGGGGCCGCAAGATCGCGATGAGTCCGACCGAGGTCGATGCCTTCCTCACCGAGGAGCGAACCTGCCGGGTCGCGACGTCGAGCCCGGAAGGGCCGCATCTGACCCCGCTGTGGTTCGTGTGGGACGGCTCCGCGCTGTGGCTCAACTCGGTCGTG contains:
- a CDS encoding SDR family oxidoreductase — protein: CAYVATQAMPLLKQGIRINAICPGPTDTPLARANEERWLGFGTDFRAELGIEAATSLEQAYPLLFLCSDAASAVNGITLTADSGYFTAGVTESFPPAVPIVKFMLGR